From Nocardioides faecalis:
GCCGCCCAGTCGACGCCACGTCCTCGCCGGTGCCGCTCCACGAGCTCGGGCGCGGCCGCGGGCGTGTACCGCAGCGCGCCGAGCGGCTCGACGACGCAGCCCTGCACCGGCCGCGGCTCGTCGGTGACCGCGGCCAGCACCTCGCCGCGCCGCAGCAGCTCGTGGGAGTAGGCCTGGTCCTCCACGTGCAGCCGCAGCGCGACCCCGCCGCGCCGCGCGACGTCGCGCAGCACCGGGCGGAACCAGCTGGCCAGGGAGTCGGCGTTGACCGCGACCGCCACCGCGACCACCTCGTCGTTGCCCAGCGCGGACGCCGCCTCCTCGTCGAGCAGTCGCAGCTGGCGGGCGAGCCGGAGCAGCGGCTCACCGGCGGCGGTGAGGGTCGCGGGCGTCGTACGACGGAGCAGGACCTGGCCGGCCGCGTGCTCCAGCGTCCGCATCCGCTGGCTGACCGCGCTCGGGGTGACGTGCAGCCGCCTGGCGGCGGCCTCGAACGTGCCCTCCTCGACGATCGTCGCCAGCGTCTCGAGCAGGACCGGGTCGTAGCGCACGGGCTGAGTTAAGCAGTTCTCATCATCGGTCAGAAACACTCGCTGGCCTTCATATCGGCGCGGGTCTAGTTTCGATGCCGTGCTGACCTCCCTCACCGCGGGCCTGGCCACCTGCCTGTCGCTGATCGTGGCCATCGGGGCCCAGAACGCCTACGTGCTGCGCCAGGGCGTACGACGCGCCCACGTGGGCGCCGTGGTCGCGGTCTGCCTGGTCTCCGACGCCGTGCTGATCCTCGCCGGCGTCGCCGGGATGGGCACGGTCGTGACCCGCACCGACTGGCTGATGGAGACCGTGCGCTGGCTCGGCGTGGCGTTCCTGGTCGGCTACGCGCTCACCTCGCTCGGCCGCGCCCGGCACCCAGGTGCGCTGGCCGCCGACGACGAGGTCGTTCATCGGGAGGCCGCGCACGCTGCCGCCACCGCCCCGGCGGGCGCCGGCGTCGCCACGGGGCCGGTCACCACGGGCACGGTCACCACCGAGATCGTGACTGCGACGGAGTCACGGCGCAGCGTGGTCCTCCGAGCGGTCGCCCTGACGTGGCTGAACCCGCACGTCTACCTGGACACGGTGCTGCTGCTGGGCACGATCGCCGCCACGCACGCCGCCACCGCCGGAACCGGGGCTGATGGCCGCTGGTGGTTCGGCGCCGGTGCGGTGCTGGCCAGCGCGGTGTGGTTCAGCGGCCTCGGCTTCGGCGCTCGTCTCCTCGCTCCCCTGCTCGCCCGGCCCCGCGCGTGGCAGGTCCTCGAGGTCCTGGTTGCGGCGACGATGCTGCTCGTCGCGGCGCGGCTGGCGCTGGGCTGAGCCGGGACGCGCGAGAATGCCTGCGTGCCTCCCCGGACCCGTGCCGCCACCTACGCCCGTCGTCGGACCCGCCGGATGGCGAAGGTCGAGCACGACCTGACCGGTGCGCAGTGGGAGGCGCTGCAGCAGGCGTGGGGCGGCTGCGCCTACTGCGGCCACGCTCCCGACGGGGCCGGCCTGCAGAAGGACACGATCCTGCCCATCTCTCGCGGCGGCCGCTACACGCTGAGCAACGTCGTACCGGCCTGCCGCTCGTGCAACGCCAGCAAGTGCAACACCGAGGTCGTCACCTGGATGCGCCGAAAGAAGCTGGACGAGCGCGCGTTCCTGGTCCGCCAGGCCACCACCCTGCGCGCCCTCACCTCCCCCGGCCCCGACACCGGCTCCGACACCGGCACCACGACCGGGACCACGCCTCCGGACGACACCACAGGGCCCGCCTGACCCGCACGCTGGCGTGCTCAGCCCTGCTCGTCGGCGAGCTCGGCCACCAGCCAGCGGTTGCGCTGCTCGAGCAGGCGCGCGATGTAGCGGGTCAGCACGAGAACGTCGACGGCCCGCCCGAGCGGCCCCAGCGGGGAGGAGAACTCGACGAGGTCGACCACCTCGGTACCGCCGGGCGCCTCCGTGAACCGGTGCTCGTGCCACCACCGGCCGAAGGGGCCGCGGACCTGCTCGTCGACGAAGCGGTGCGCTGCGTCGTACGCGGTGATCCGCGACGTCATCGTGAACGGGATGCCGAAGTGCCGCGCTCGCCAGGTGACCTCGTCGCCGAGTCCCATCGCCCCGGACCGCACTCCCCCGACGATCCGCTCCCCGGAGCCCGCCATCGACGCGGTGTGGGCATCGACCGACAGGCTGAGCTCGAAGCAGCGCTCGGGCGGTGCCGGGATGCGGGTGACGATCTCGAGGACGGGCACGTCGCGATGGTAGGCGTCAGCCGTCCACCTGTTCGGCAGTCTCGGCGGCCGCGGCAGCCTCGGCAGCCGGCCGGGGGTACCCGCGCAGCACCACCCGCTCGAGAAGCCTCAGCGAGGCCCGCAGCGCCTGGGCGTCGATGACCGGGAAGATCGGCTTCCACCCGATCGCGGCGACGGGAGATCCCGTCCCGGACTGCAACATGTCGCTGGAGTCGATCGCGACATGCCCGTCGGGGTCGCACAGCAGGAGCAAGCCCTGGCCGCACTCCCTGCGCTCCGCGGGTGCGGCCAATCTGCTCGTCGAGAACGGCTTCGAGGCAGTCAACATGAGTCGCGGCCTGATCGACTGGCGCGCGGCGGGCGGCCCGCTCACGACCCGCTGACCTGGCGCCGCCGCGGCGCCGGGATGCGGGCGCCGCTCGAGGGTGGGCGCGCTGCGATGAGAGGGAGATGATCGGCAATCGGCCCCGACGAGCGACTTCTGTTCCTAGGCTGGTCCCATGACCCCTCTCCGCGTCCTGGGCGGCATCGCCGTCCGCTCCCTCCTCCTGCTGGTGCTCGCCGAGGGGATCGCAGAGATCTTCAACGTGGCGGTGACAGACGACGACGGTCTGGGGACCGGTCTCACCGTGATGTTCGCGCTGGTCTGCGCGGCGGGGGCGTGGGGAATGTGGGACGGGTTCCACCGCAAGCCGCTGGCGCTGTGCGTGAGCTGGGTCGTCATCGGACTGCTGGTCACGGTGGGGATGACCCTGTACTCCCACCTGCGCGACGACGAGTGGTCCTGGGCGGTGCTCTCCGAGGACCTGACCAGCGGCCTCGGCTTCTGGTCGGCGCTGATCTTCGTCCCGGCGATCGCTTGCGGGATCCTTCCGGCCTTCATCCGCCGCAACGAGGCCCAGAGCACGGGCGACCTCGCCGGACGGCACCGCTGACCCGACACCGGCGGCGCCCGTCATGCTAGGCCGGTGCAGATCCGCCCCGCCGCGCCCGACGACGCCCCCGCCATCGCCCCGCTGCTCGCCCAGCTCGGCTACCCGACCGCACCGGACGCGCTCGGGCAGCGGCTGGAGCGGGCCGCCACCTCGGACGTGGACGCCACCTGGGTCGCCGTCGCCGAGGGCCCGCCGGCCGTCATCGGCTTCGCCGCCGGCCACCGCTTCTCCCCCGTCGAGCTCGACGCGCCCGTCAGCGAGCTGACCACCATCGTCGTCGACCAGGGCGTACGACGCAGCGGCGCCGGCCGGGCGCTGGTCACCGCGTACGAGGACTGGTCCCTGGCCGCCGGGTGCATCCGAATGAGCCTGGGCACCGCGTTCTTCCGGACCGACGCGCACCGCTTCTACGAGGACCTCGGCTACGAGCAGCTGGCCCGCAAGTACGAGAAGAACATCCCGCACTGAAGAACCGACGCAGAGAGCCGCGACCGTCCGGATGCTCGGTCGTGCGCTGGCCCCGGCGGCGACCGATTCCTCAGGGACGACAGCCGACCGGACGGATCAGTCGGCGAAGTCGTCGGCGAGCCGGGCGAACCACCGCCGCTGGTAGGCCGGCCAGGTGGAGGCCAGGGCCGTCTGCGCCCCGGCCCGGACCAGCTCGCGGTCCCAGACCCCGGCGGCGACCAGGCCGGGGATGACGACGTTCCGCAGCGGCTCGCCGTCGTTCTGGCTGTCCGCCTGGGCCGTCGAGGCGCCCTTGATCCCGGGCGTGGTGAAGATCCTGCGGAAGACCTGCTCCGTCACCACCGGGTGCTCCAGCAACCAGCCCAGCTGTTCTCGCCCACCGTCGGGCGCCCAGCCGTCGAGGAGCATCAACACCGCTCCGTCGTGGCTCGGCGCCGGCACGAGGCCGGCCTCGACCCACTCGAACATGACCTCGCGCCCCCGGTTGCGGTCCCAGTGCTTCGGGTTGGTGGCGAAGTCGGCCGCCCACTGCTCGGTGACCACGGCGAGCTCGTCGCCGAAGAGTGCGGGATAGAGCCAGACGGTGAAGTCGCTGTCCTCCGGAACGGGCCACACCTTCGCCGCCTGCGCGGTCGTCCTGGCGCCCAGCAGGACGGTCGTGGCGGCGTCCCAGTGCTGCGTGCCGAGTCGTCCCCGCCAGGCGCCGACGAACCGCTCACGTCCTCCCGGGTAGCCCTCGCGCAGGTCCGCCAGCCACGTCGCGACCGTGGACTCCAGGCTCGCGTCCAGGACCGCCCGGGCCTGCCCGACCAGCGGGCGGCACAGGCGTCGCCGCCGGGCGGCCTCGAGGCCGACGAGCGCCTCGGCCACCGCGCGGAAGCGGCCGGTCGCGAGCATGCTGCGCAGGTCGTCCGAGCCGGTCATCGCGCCATGCTCGCATCCGGCCGCCCCGTTGGGCGCGCAGGTGGGCGCGCAGGAGCGCCGGCGAGGGCCTTCCTCAACCCACGAGCGGGCGCGGGTAGCCCCGAAGCACGGCCCGCTCGAGCAGGCCGAGGGAGGCGCGCAACGCCTTGGCGTCGATGACCGGGAAGATCGGCTTCCACTCCTCGCGCGCCCCCGACCAGTCGCAGTACGACGTCACCCGGGTGCCCTCGTCCACCGGCTCCAGGACGTGGCCGAAGACGTGCCCGATCGGCGGCCGCACCATGCCCTCGATCGTCCACTCCACCCGCGCAGTCCACTGCGGCGAGGCGGGCTCGTCGAACGCGGTGATGATCACCCGGACGTCGTAGCGGCCCATGGGCAGGTCGCCGAGCGCCTCGCGGTCCATGTGCACGACGAAGTCGTCCCCGACCGCCCGGACCACGGTGCCGTCGGCGGACTGCAGCATGCCGCTGGCGTCGACGGCGACGTGGCCGTCGGGGTCGCGGAGCACCGCGAGGATCGCGGGCACGCCTGCCGGGACGAACCGGCTGGCCTCGATCCGCTCGACCACCGGTCCCACCTGCTCGGTCATGCCGACCTCCTCCGTTGTTGGATCGCCCCACCATGCCGGACCGGAGGCGTCGGGGTCGACCGGGCTATGCGGTCCAGATCCAGGAGAGCAGGCCGGAGAGCGGCTCGGGCACGGCCTCGAAGTCGACATCCTCGGCCATGAGCGCGGCGTAGCGCGCCTTCCGTCCGGCGGTGGTGCCGAGGAAGCGGTGCAGCTGCGCGGCGACCTCCTCGTCGCGGTGGGCGGGCTGCTGCTGGAACGTGCGGAAGGCGCTGCCGTCCCCGTGCTCCTCGAGCAGCGCGGTGCTGGCGACGACGCCGAGGGCACGGATCAGCTCGGCCTCCAGGTCGGGACGGCAGGCGAAGAAGCCGTGCCGGGTGAGGTCCTCCCCGGGCTGCCGGTTGAACGTACCGGCGACGAACCGCTCCTCGCCCTCGTCGTACAGGCCTCCGCCGCGATGACCGGCTGCCGCGGCGTCGGCGATCGCCCGGCCGAAATTGCCCGCACCGCCGATCGCGGTGACCGTGATGTCCTCGGCGCCGAGGTCGACGCCGAAGCGCGGGGCGAGTGCCAGGAGCGCGGCCCGGTCGGAGTCGCCCTCGACGAGCAGGGTGATGGGTCGCGGCACAGACGCATCCTAGGTACTCGGAGGGCTGCCGTTTCCGCCGGGACGCCGCCGTTGCCGTGCCTCGCCGGCCTGCGCGAAGGAGTCGCCCCGCAGGCTGCTCAGTGAGGCCGGGCGGCGATCTCGAGCCGCGACCCGCCGGCGAACTCCCGCGCCGGGCCAGTGTGCTCGCGGAGCAGCCGGGCGCCCTGCCCAGCCTCCGGGCCGCTGGTCACCACGGTCGCGATGTCCACCCATCCCTCGGCGCCGCGCGCCCGGCACAGCCACGAGGCGCGAGGTGCGGAGCGCAGGAACGGCTCGAGCACGAGCGTCAGCACGTCGTGGAGGGTGGCGTCGGCCGGCAGCTCCGCCTGACGCCGGAGGCCGGCACTGTCCCCCGGATGCGCGTCGAGACGCTGGACGTCCACCAGCAACCCCGGCGCGTCCTCCACGGGCGCGGGCATCGCGCGCCCCGGCTCGGCGGAGTCATGACGCGGCATGCGGAGGAGCGTAGAGCAGGACCCACCCGAGCCGGGCGCAGGCGAACCCGGCGGGCGGTGCCGCGGTGCTCAGATGTTGAAGCGGAACGAAAACCGGGTGTCTCGGCTACTTGCGGTCACCGTTGGCAGAGACCGAAAAACCGCCTCTGACCTGGGTGAACGCCGCTCGCGAGGCGTTGGCAGCCGTTGGTCAGAAACGGGCTCCGCGTGACTTCTTGCGGACTATTTGCGGACCGCTGGACGGTCAAACCTGGTCCGAGCTCCGACCGAGACCTTCGATCTTCGCGCATCTTGCGGACAAGTCGCGGATGCTCTGCCAGACAGCCGCTCGGGGCGCGTCGATCTTGAGTGCGCGGATGTATTCGTCGAGACGTTGCGGGCGATCTTTGAGGTAGGTGACGGCGTTGCCGAGGCTCTCGGCCACCGTCTTCCCGTAGGCATCGACTGCCTTGCGCGCGCCGGCCCTCAGGGCGGCGGGGTCGGGCTTCATCATGGCCAGGTCGATGAGGTCGCGGCTGAACGTCGACGTGTCCGCCCAGCGGTCGTCGTTGGCGAGCAGCTTGGTTGCGACCTGGTCGGTTCGCGTCAGGATCCGTAACCCACAGATCTCATCTCCCGGGGATGGAGTGTCGAGGTCGATGCGGCCTTCATGGATGATCTCGAACTTGATCGCAACCCCCGCAACGAGCACCGAGGCCCTGATCCCGTAACCGTCGACAGCGGGTGTTCGACCCAACTCCAGTTCGCGTGTAGCCAGAGCGCCGAGCCCGTGGTCCCTGACCATCTGGCGCAGCGCGCGGTAGGACTGCGGGTCGGAGACCAGGAAGTCGATGTCGACCGATTCGCGGAACTCACCGTTGGCTAGGACGATCGGGGTCCCGCCTCCGAACCAGCAGTTGTGCTCGGCCAGGAGCGGTGCGTCGAGGATCGACAGCACCTCGGCCACCTGTTGGTGGTGCAGCCGCCTAAACAAGGAGCCTCCCGTTGCTGTAGGTGTCCGCCAGGTGCTGGATGAACGCCTTCTCGTGGTCGGTCAGCGTCTCCTGGTTGAGGTGTCGCCAGCCGCGCTCGTAGAGGTTGAGTGCCTCCGCCTCGGTGATGGTGGTGCCGGCGTCGGTCTGCCATGCCAGCGTGCGCAGCCCGGGGTAGTCGCCGACCGTGATCGTCGCCGGTTCTGCTGCTGGAGCGTCGAGGATCGGGACGACGAGGTGAAGTCCGAGTGCGGCGGCAACGTTGACGTAGGCGCCGATCGTGACCGAGGGGTTGCCCGCCTCGATCCTGTGCACGGTGACACGCGAAACGCCAGCAGCTTCGGCACAGGCGACTACGGTGACACCGAGCGCCTTTCGGCGTTCGCGCAGCCGGGCGCCTAGGCGTTCGAGGTCCGCCTGTTGCTCGGGGCTCGTATACGGGCTAGAGGCTGGCATGTTTCTCATTTTAGTCATTCGCTCCCTCGAGTCAATAATGAGAAACGCTTCACGCGCTCTCACGGTCCAGTGGACCCGCCCAGCGCGCCGTGCCCGCTGACGTCTCGTCCACGCGGAGCGAAGCCCCAGTGGTCCCGGTCGTGTCGACCGTGTCGCCATCGCCCATTCCGACCGTCTCGTGTAGCCGGATGGCGAAGCCCACTGCGCCGCCGGAGACACGCTCTGGGCTCGAGCTCACTATGAACCGCCCCGGGCAAGTCCGGAGACTCTGTTCCTTGGGAAGGATGGAGTCATGTCAGGGAGTACGTCGAAGAGGTACCCGGCCAAGCTGCGTGAGCGGGCGGTCCGGATGGTCGCTGAGATCCGCGCCGACCACGAGTCGGAGTGGGCCGAACCGCCCCGGCGTGTCAGCTACTTCGAGTCCGCAGCACTGGAAGCTGGAGTGGGCTTCACCGACTTGGTCAAGCGTCCAACGAGCAATAGTCAAGACCTGTGGATGGGCGCGTTGGGCGCTGGATGATCACCCTCCTGCCCTGGCCGGTGCCGCCGCAGGGCCAGATCGCGAGCGTCATAAGGGGCCGAAGACAGTGCGCACCTCCGCGTCTAGGTCGAGGTTGCGAGCACCGTCAGGAGTTGGCGTTCTTCGTAGCCGAAGTGGGACTCCATGATGGCTGCGATGCCCTCGAGGTGGCGGTCGAGCTCG
This genomic window contains:
- a CDS encoding LysE/ArgO family amino acid transporter yields the protein MLTSLTAGLATCLSLIVAIGAQNAYVLRQGVRRAHVGAVVAVCLVSDAVLILAGVAGMGTVVTRTDWLMETVRWLGVAFLVGYALTSLGRARHPGALAADDEVVHREAAHAAATAPAGAGVATGPVTTGTVTTEIVTATESRRSVVLRAVALTWLNPHVYLDTVLLLGTIAATHAATAGTGADGRWWFGAGAVLASAVWFSGLGFGARLLAPLLARPRAWQVLEVLVAATMLLVAARLALG
- a CDS encoding TOPRIM nucleotidyl transferase/hydrolase domain-containing protein: MPRPITLLVEGDSDRAALLALAPRFGVDLGAEDITVTAIGGAGNFGRAIADAAAAGHRGGGLYDEGEERFVAGTFNRQPGEDLTRHGFFACRPDLEAELIRALGVVASTALLEEHGDGSAFRTFQQQPAHRDEEVAAQLHRFLGTTAGRKARYAALMAEDVDFEAVPEPLSGLLSWIWTA
- a CDS encoding SRPBCC family protein, whose protein sequence is MPVLEIVTRIPAPPERCFELSLSVDAHTASMAGSGERIVGGVRSGAMGLGDEVTWRARHFGIPFTMTSRITAYDAAHRFVDEQVRGPFGRWWHEHRFTEAPGGTEVVDLVEFSSPLGPLGRAVDVLVLTRYIARLLEQRNRWLVAELADEQG
- a CDS encoding nucleotidyl transferase AbiEii/AbiGii toxin family protein produces the protein MAEVLSILDAPLLAEHNCWFGGGTPIVLANGEFRESVDIDFLVSDPQSYRALRQMVRDHGLGALATRELELGRTPAVDGYGIRASVLVAGVAIKFEIIHEGRIDLDTPSPGDEICGLRILTRTDQVATKLLANDDRWADTSTFSRDLIDLAMMKPDPAALRAGARKAVDAYGKTVAESLGNAVTYLKDRPQRLDEYIRALKIDAPRAAVWQSIRDLSARCAKIEGLGRSSDQV
- a CDS encoding polyketide cyclase, producing MTEQVGPVVERIEASRFVPAGVPAILAVLRDPDGHVAVDASGMLQSADGTVVRAVGDDFVVHMDREALGDLPMGRYDVRVIITAFDEPASPQWTARVEWTIEGMVRPPIGHVFGHVLEPVDEGTRVTSYCDWSGAREEWKPIFPVIDAKALRASLGLLERAVLRGYPRPLVG
- a CDS encoding helix-turn-helix domain-containing protein, with translation MPASSPYTSPEQQADLERLGARLRERRKALGVTVVACAEAAGVSRVTVHRIEAGNPSVTIGAYVNVAAALGLHLVVPILDAPAAEPATITVGDYPGLRTLAWQTDAGTTITEAEALNLYERGWRHLNQETLTDHEKAFIQHLADTYSNGRLLV
- a CDS encoding ArgP/LysG family DNA-binding transcriptional regulator, whose amino-acid sequence is MFLTDDENCLTQPVRYDPVLLETLATIVEEGTFEAAARRLHVTPSAVSQRMRTLEHAAGQVLLRRTTPATLTAAGEPLLRLARQLRLLDEEAASALGNDEVVAVAVAVNADSLASWFRPVLRDVARRGGVALRLHVEDQAYSHELLRRGEVLAAVTDEPRPVQGCVVEPLGALRYTPAAAPELVERHRRGRGVDWAAMPMVVFNEKDHLQDEVLAAHGSPRPPVVHRVPSTADFHEALRCGLGWGMALHPQLDADLADGALARLPGARPVDVALHWQRWRLETPTLSALTHDVRRAAGALRRRRPAHGGPAAPPGRQPGRPPGRQPGRPPG
- a CDS encoding GNAT family N-acetyltransferase, which codes for MQIRPAAPDDAPAIAPLLAQLGYPTAPDALGQRLERAATSDVDATWVAVAEGPPAVIGFAAGHRFSPVELDAPVSELTTIVVDQGVRRSGAGRALVTAYEDWSLAAGCIRMSLGTAFFRTDAHRFYEDLGYEQLARKYEKNIPH
- a CDS encoding HNH endonuclease; translated protein: MPPRTRAATYARRRTRRMAKVEHDLTGAQWEALQQAWGGCAYCGHAPDGAGLQKDTILPISRGGRYTLSNVVPACRSCNASKCNTEVVTWMRRKKLDERAFLVRQATTLRALTSPGPDTGSDTGTTTGTTPPDDTTGPA